One stretch of Chaetodon auriga isolate fChaAug3 chromosome 18, fChaAug3.hap1, whole genome shotgun sequence DNA includes these proteins:
- the LOC143336550 gene encoding protein FAM177B has translation MTMNSSHQETPPDIQETEFESPAVSKQRRIIHFSSGETLEEEESEEEEEPSSDRCPSRGPAERTRFSFKNVAILVGRISLLTCDFLGERLAGALGLNAAKYQYAIDQHHRDHKTTGSKTTDNLREGRAEMIHLTPGAERSHYGATGDVRCLVESQESCDEKQTDRNEGCHNRGYQTDEDYLE, from the exons ATGACAATGAACAGCAGCCACCAGGAA ACACCGCCGGACATCCAGGAGACAGAGTTTGAGAGTCCTGCCGTGTCCAAACAGAGGAGGATCATCCACTTCTCCAGTGGTGAAactctggaggaggaagagagtgaggaggaagaggagccatCATCAGACCGATGTCCCTCCAGAGGACCTGCAGAGAGG acTAGGTTCTCATTCAAGAATGTGGCCATTCTCGTTGGGAGGATTTCACTGCTGA CTTGCGATTTTCTTGGAGAGAGACTAGCTGGTGCACTCGGACTGAATGCAGCCAAATATCAGTATGCCATAGATCAGCATCACCGTGACCACAAG ACAACGGGGAGCAAGACCACAGACAATCTCAGGGAAGGACGGGCAGAGATGATCCACCTCACTCCTGGAGCTGAACGAAGTCATTATGGAGCTACAGGAGACGTGAGATGCCTTGTGGAGTCCCAGGAGAGCTGCGACGAGAAACAAACGGACAGAAATGAGGGATGTCACAACAGAGGCTATCAAACAGATGAGGATTATTTGGaataa
- the LOC143336672 gene encoding meprin A subunit alpha-like, with amino-acid sequence MVERVLLLFGLVALATTYATPVRPEVHEVYENGEDENPVLNLGSKGNLFEGDIVIQEGRNALIDTTSRWKMPIPYILGDDLDLNAKGCVHQAFEMYRLKSCIDFKPYEGEKTYIKFEKRDGCFSSVGDQHDGQILSLGPGCDHKAVIEHELLHALGFYHEQSRTDRDDYVDIWLDQVLPGFEHNFNKYNDDFITDQNTAYDYESIMHYRPFSFNKNDSAPTVTTKIEVFNNIIGQYLDFSEMDTLRLNRMYNCSGPLTLLDQCAFESASICGMIQSSTDDADWVHTKSSVGAEDHTLLGKCRDAGYFMHFDTMIGKPQESALLESRTLYPKRKLQCLQFFYKMTGSSKDRLVIWVKMDDGTGNIRRVKKIHTFYADSDSIWKIAHVPLEVGVKFRYAFQALRGDPAASTGGIYIDDISLTETRCPNAVWTIHNFSKIMETADVGDVIDSPRFYSPEGYGYGVRVMPLSTYTDYTGNYTGLYFHLTSGDNDAVMQWPAVNRQATLVVMDQDADIKLRMSTARSLTTNNMTTSDEKFFWDNPSIVGKYDSSCNCYRGGSWGWSNFVKHFDLRRRNYLKNDDLIIFVDFEDITTLIKTEVPVKP; translated from the exons ATGGTGGAGCGAGTGCTGTTATTGTTTGGACTCGTGGCTCTCGCCACTACATATGCT ACACCTGTTCGTCCTGAGGTACATG aggtGTACGAGAATGGTGAGGATGAGAACCCTGTGCTGAACCTCG GTTCAAAGGGCAACCTGTTTGAAGGGGACATTGTAATTCAG gaaggaaggaatgcCTTGATTGACACAACATCCCGATGGAAAATGCCAATCCCTTACATTCTGGGTGATGATTTGG ACCTGAACGCCAAGGGCTGCGTCCACCAGGCTTTTGAAATGTATCGGCTGAAATCTTGTATCGACTTCAAGCCTTACGAGGGAGAGAAGACATACATCAAGTTTGAAAAGCGGGATGG GTGTTTCTCCAGCGTTGGTGATCAGCATGATGGTCAGATTCTGTCTTTGGGGCCAGGCTGTGATCACAAGGCGGTGATAGAACATGAACTACTCCACGCTCTGGGATTCTACCATGAACAGTCCCGTACCGACAGGGATGACTATGTCGATATCTGGCTGGATCAGGTTTTGCCAG GATTTGAACACAACTTCAACAAGTACAACGATGACTTCATCACAGATCAAAACACGGCGTACGACTACGAGTCTATCATGCATTACAGGCCCTTCTCATTCAATAAGAACGACTCCGCCCCCACTGTTACCACCAAAATCGAAGTCTTCAACAACATCATTGGCCAGTACCTCGACTTCAGCGAGATGGACACCCTCAGGCTCAACCGGATGTACAACTGCT CTGGTCCTCTCACCCTGCTGGATCAGTGTGCCTTTGAGTCTGCCAGCATCTGCGGGATGATCCAGTCCTCCACTGATGATGCTGACTGGGTCCATACCAAAAGCAGTGTGGGTGCAGAGGATCACACACTCCTGGGAAAATGCAGAG ACGCTGGGTACTTCATGCACTTCGATACCATGATCGGGAAGCCTCAGGAGTCTGCTCTGCTGGAATCCCGAACGCTCTACCCCAAGAGGAAGCTTCAGTGTCTGCAGTTCTTCTACAAGATGACTGGAAGCTCCAAGGACAGGCTGGTGATCTGGGTCAAGATGGATGACGGCACGGGCAACATTCGTAGAGTGAAGAAAATACACACCTTTTATG CGGATTCTGACAGCATATGGAAGATCGCCCATGTCCCATTGGAGGTAGGGGTGAAATTCCGCTATGCTTTCCAAGCCTTGCGAGGTGATCCTGCTGCATCCACTGGTGGCATCTACATTGATGACATCAGCCTGACTGAGACACGCTGCCCAAATGCTGTGTGGACAATCCATAATTTCTCCAAGATCatggaaacagctgatgttgGAGACGTTATTGATAGCCCTCGTTTCTACAGCCCCGAGGGCTATGGTTATGGGGTCCGCGTGATGCCTTTGTCGACTTACACTGATTACACAGGGAACTACACTGGGCTGTACTTCCACCTCACCAGTGGCGACAATGATGCGGTGATGCAGTGGCCAGCCGTTAACCGACAGGCCACCTTGGTGGTGATGGACCAAGACGCAGACATAAAGCTGAGGATGTCCACTGCTCGCAGCCTCACGACTAATAACATGACTA CATCAGATGAGAAGTTTTTTTGGGACAATCCCTCTATTGTGGGGAAATACGATTCTTCCTGTAATTGCTACAGAGGTGGATCATGGGGCTGGTCCAACTTTGTCAAGCACTTCGACCTCAGACGGCGTAATTACCTCAAGAACGATGACCTCATTATCTTCGTCGACTTTGAGG ACATAACAACACTGATCAAAACAGAAGTTCCTGTTAAGCCATAA